In a genomic window of Mycolicibacillus parakoreensis:
- a CDS encoding GtrA family protein — protein sequence MSFTDATIARLPRVIRPLAERHHELIKFAIVGGTTFIIDSALFYTLKLTVLEPKPVTAKIISGIVAVIASYILNREWSFRDRGGRERHHEALLFFAFSGVGVLLSMAPLWFSSYVLQLRAPMVSLTVENIADFVAAYILGNLLQMVFRFWAFRRWVFPDELSGKPSRADAGQTLSAVLDDGALAETIEDGRGDGPAGERNANVVSLFRRPTRRHRQSPRPVSDSARVSSQVSKTS from the coding sequence GTGTCATTCACCGACGCCACGATCGCGCGCCTGCCTCGGGTGATTCGCCCCCTGGCCGAACGCCACCATGAGCTGATCAAGTTCGCCATCGTCGGGGGCACCACGTTCATCATCGACTCGGCGTTGTTCTACACGCTGAAGCTCACCGTGCTCGAACCCAAGCCGGTGACCGCGAAGATCATCTCCGGGATCGTGGCGGTGATCGCCTCCTACATCTTGAACCGGGAATGGAGCTTCCGCGACCGGGGCGGCCGCGAACGCCACCACGAGGCGCTGCTGTTCTTCGCGTTCAGCGGGGTGGGGGTGCTGCTGTCGATGGCGCCGCTGTGGTTCTCCAGCTACGTGCTGCAGCTGCGCGCCCCGATGGTCTCGCTGACCGTGGAGAACATCGCCGACTTCGTCGCCGCCTACATCCTGGGCAATCTGCTGCAGATGGTGTTCCGGTTCTGGGCGTTTCGCCGGTGGGTCTTCCCCGACGAGCTCTCCGGCAAGCCCAGCAGGGCCGACGCCGGGCAGACCCTCAGCGCGGTGCTCGACGACGGCGCGCTGGCCGAGACGATCGAGGACGGCCGTGGCGACGGTCCCGCCGGGGAGCGCAACGCCAACGTGGTGAGCCTGTTCCGCCGGCCCACCCGGCGCCACCGTCAGTCGCCGCGCCCGGTGTCCGATTCGGCGCGGGTGTCGTCCCAGGTGTCGAAGACCTCGTAA
- a CDS encoding PH domain-containing protein, whose translation MPYPDNVLADDEQVVLHRHPHWKRLVGAVLTVLVVTAVATFGAAVVNTQHWEPTARNVVFAVIAAIWAVVVGWFSVWPFLAWLTTHFVITDRRVMYRHGVLTRSGIDIPLARINSVEFTHRLIDRMLRTGTLIIESAAQDPLAFYDIPGVEGVHALLYYEVFDTWDDTRAESDTGRGD comes from the coding sequence ATGCCGTACCCGGACAACGTCCTCGCCGACGACGAGCAGGTGGTGCTGCACCGCCACCCGCACTGGAAACGCCTGGTCGGTGCGGTGCTGACGGTGCTGGTGGTCACCGCGGTGGCCACGTTCGGCGCCGCGGTGGTCAACACCCAGCACTGGGAGCCGACCGCGCGCAACGTCGTGTTCGCCGTGATCGCGGCCATCTGGGCGGTGGTGGTCGGCTGGTTCAGCGTGTGGCCGTTCCTGGCCTGGCTGACCACCCACTTCGTCATCACCGACCGGCGGGTGATGTACCGCCACGGGGTGCTGACCCGCAGCGGCATCGACATTCCGCTGGCCCGGATCAACAGCGTGGAGTTCACCCACCGGCTCATCGACCGGATGCTGCGCACCGGCACGTTGATCATCGAATCAGCCGCGCAGGACCCGCTGGCGTTCTACGACATTCCGGGCGTCGAAGGGGTCCACGCGCTGCTGTATTACGAGGTCTTCGACACCTGGGACGACACCCGCGCCGAATCGGACACCGGGCGCGGCGACTGA
- a CDS encoding biotin--[acetyl-CoA-carboxylase] ligase: protein MTERAAARPALDDTALRSALAGRWRRIDVVEQTGSTNADLLARAAGGEDIGGAVLAAEHQSAGRGRQGRGWSAPPRSQLSLSVGVDAAAVPASAWGWLPLATGVAVTDALAELTDLPVGLKWPNDVLAGPGDAPGKLAGILAEVAAPAKAIVVGVGLNAAMSAQEAPAPQATSLSMLGAPTDRTALAVALLEALAERIGAWRAAGGADRRLVADYTARSVTVGRRVRALLPGEKTVQGIAEAIDEMGRLRVATGAETVAVAAGDVTHLRPV from the coding sequence ATGACCGAACGCGCCGCGGCCCGGCCCGCCCTCGACGACACGGCGCTGCGTTCGGCGCTGGCCGGCCGGTGGCGCCGCATCGACGTCGTCGAGCAGACCGGGTCCACCAACGCCGATCTGCTGGCGCGGGCCGCCGGCGGCGAGGACATCGGCGGGGCGGTGCTGGCCGCCGAGCACCAAAGCGCCGGGCGCGGCCGGCAGGGGCGCGGATGGTCGGCCCCGCCGCGATCGCAGCTGTCGCTGTCGGTCGGGGTGGACGCCGCGGCGGTGCCGGCCTCGGCGTGGGGATGGCTGCCGCTGGCCACCGGGGTGGCGGTCACCGACGCTCTCGCCGAGCTCACCGACCTGCCGGTCGGGCTGAAATGGCCCAACGATGTGCTGGCCGGTCCGGGCGACGCGCCGGGCAAACTGGCCGGGATCCTCGCCGAGGTGGCGGCACCGGCGAAGGCCATCGTCGTCGGGGTGGGGCTGAACGCGGCGATGAGCGCCCAGGAGGCGCCCGCGCCGCAGGCCACCTCGCTGTCGATGCTGGGGGCGCCCACCGACCGCACCGCGCTGGCGGTGGCGCTGCTGGAGGCCCTGGCCGAGCGGATCGGCGCCTGGCGCGCCGCCGGCGGCGCCGACCGGCGCCTCGTCGCCGACTACACCGCCCGCAGCGTCACGGTGGGCCGGCGGGTGCGCGCTCTGCTGCCCGGTGAGAAGACCGTGCAGGGGATCGCGGAGGCCATCGACGAGATGGGGCGCCTGCGCGTGGCCACCGGCGCCGAGACCGTGGCCGTCGCCGCCGGCGACGTCACCCACCTGCGGCCGGTCTAG